From Anopheles arabiensis isolate DONGOLA chromosome 3, AaraD3, whole genome shotgun sequence, a single genomic window includes:
- the LOC120904265 gene encoding embryonic polarity protein dorsal isoform X3: MAGYVNGAGIDLLDDINAAFLPIEGILGESDLLDDIIHVIGKDIREEMPPVPNQRPYVEITEQPHPKALRFRYECEGRSAGSIPGVNTTAEQKTFPSIQVHGYRGRAVVVVSCVTKEGPEHKPHPHNLVGKEGCKKGVCTVEINSTTMSYTFNNLGIQCVKKKDVEEALRLRQEIRVDPFRTGFGHAKEPGSIDLNAVRLCFQVFLEGQQRGRFTEPLTPVVSDIIYDKKAMSDLIICRLSDCTAPVSGGKEIILLCEKVVKEDIKVRFFEKKGNATVWENYAEFSHTDVHKQVAISFRTPPYRTIDISDPVRVFVQLERPSDNTYSEARDFQFIPLDTGRRRFSALHRELMKNPSSDTPENQLFKRILLEGSNRSALEQQMKPTNGFAPQRTEQVEVIVLDTPNVEDKPFVAEAVTSDQKTTEWIQRNEFNDGGSGSGDDNQMVTGDTNNNVFQPNSFDLPDGTNNQVDENANGMVPVAPAAAATGSAAVPDDDQTLKELLEQVAELDEIYTDHQLRRENLMLEQELKQLEQTVPVQLGSPGGQPMDIDEVFDDAATYTSLQRAFKNPLSITLGPPIPPRPEHAKLDAGVYDAVEPLHVPTIDVTSLKRDSQELEKLPPLPPKRAKPSVQNKENNALDANDEVLLNTIIRKGSMRSLAPRPQSDQIIIMKTPDSPLNKKLPPTPPTSPTKSSSGGNGASDSNTLPKNGAKKPGFFSKLFSRKKSKSDLTASTNTLNRKNTPGGSKEPSLCVDLEGKEGQSTHRKGSLRDASGEKRKTGKPVARSVSSVSARRPASDANCPDYIYIPLKGDGPTGGMQSRNGGSGTHLSLPGNDSYERASTASLPPLDRKAVSALQLDVPIQDGNLELVAIADARSIKNLVEGNYGVQLDPNVDLTEAEHFALYTSIAPNAALSEFDETSCYYAPVEPNPLASSSQQYPLNQQQQQQQQQFQQSQLTRMVTDSDV, from the exons GGCCGAACAAAAAACGTTCCCGAGCATACAGGTGCACGGGTATCGGGGTCGGGCAGTGGTCGTTGTGTCCTGCGTCACCAAGGAAGGTCCCGAGCATAAGCCCCATCCGCACAATCTGGTCGGAAAGGAGGGCTGCAAGAAGGGTGTCTGTACGGTGGAGATCAACAGCACGACGATGAGCTACACGTTTAACAATTTGGGCATTCAGTGCGTCAAGAAGAAGGACGTCGAGGAGGCGCTCCGACTGCGCCAGGAAATTCGGGTCGATCCATTCAGAA CTGGATTCGGTCACGCGAAGGAGCCCGGCTCGATTGACCTCAACGCTGTCCGACTGTGCTTCCAGGTGTTTCTCGAGGGTCAGCAGCGGGGCCGCTTTACCGAGCCGCTCACGCCGGTCGTGTCGGACATCATCTACGACAAGAAGGCGATGTCGGATCTGATCATCTGCCGGCTGAGTGACTGTACCGCCCCGGTGTCCGGTGGCAAGGAGATCATACTGCTGTGCGAGAAGGTGGTAAAGGAGGACATTAAGGTGCGCTTTTTCGAGAAGAAGGGCAACGCGACGGTGTGGGAGAACTATGCGGAATTTTCGCACACTGACGTGCACAAACAGGTGGCGATCAGCTTCCGGACGCCACCGTACAGAACGATCGACATCAGTGATCCGGTGCGG GTCTTCGTACAGCTGGAACGCCCGTCGGACAACACCTACTCGGAGGCGCGTGACTTCCAGTTCATCCCGCTAGACACAGGTAGGCGTCGGTTTTCGGCACTGCACCGTGAACTCATGAAAAATCCTAGCTCCGACACGCCCGAGAACCAGCTGTTCAAGCGCATCCTGCTCGAGGGCTCGAACCGGTCCGCCCTGGAGCAGCAGATGAAGCCGACCAATGGGTTCGCGCCCCAGCGCACCGAGCAGGTGGAGGTGATCGTGCTCGACACACCGAACGTGGAGGACAAACCGTTCGTGGCGGAGGCGGTCACGAGCGATCAGAAAACGACCGAATGGATACAACGAAACGAATTCAACGACGGTGGTTCGGGCTCGGGCGATGACAATCAGATGGTTACCGGTGACACGAACAACAACGTTTTTCAGCCCAATTCGTTCGATCTGCCCGATGGCACGAACAACCAAGTCGATGAAAATGCCAACGGAATGGTTCCTGTtgcccctgctgctgctgctactggttCTGCCGCCGTTCCGGATGACGATCAGACACTGAAGGAACTGTTGGAGCAGGTGGCCGAGCTGGACGAGATCTACACGGATCATCAGCTGCGCCGGGAGAACCTAATGCTGGAGCAGGAGTTGAAGCAGCTCGAGCAAACCGTCCCCGTCCAACTCGGCTCGCCCGGTGGCCAACCGATGGACATTGACGAGGTGTTTGACGATGCGGCGACCTACACCAGCCTTCAGCGTGCGTTCAAGAACCCGCTCTCGATCACGCTCGGTCCACCGATTCCACCACGCCCCGAGCACGCCAAGCTGGACGCGGGCGTGTACGATGCGGTCGAACCACTGCACGTGCCCACGATCGACGTGACCTCGCTGAAGCGTGATTCGCAGGAGCTGGAAAAGCTACCACCGCTGCCACCGAAGCGTGCCAAACCGAGCGTACAGAACAAGGAAAACAACGCGCTCGACGCGAACGACGAGGTGCTGCTGAACACGATCATTCGCAAGGGTTCGATGCGCAGTCTGGCCCCGCGGCCCCAGTCCGATCAGATCATCATCATGAAAACTCCCGACAGTCCGCTCAACAAGAAGCTTCCCCCGACGCCACCTACATCCCCGACGAAGTCGTCCTCGGGTGGCAATGGGGCGAGTGATTCTAACACGCTGCCGAAGAATGGCGCCAAGAAGCCGGGCTTCTTCTCGAAGCTTTTCTCGCGCAAGAAGAGCAAATCCGACCTGACCGCTAGCACCAACACGCTGAACCGCAAAAACACACCGGGTGGTTCGAAGGAACCGAGCCTTTGCGTGGACTTGGAGGGCAAGGAGGGTCAGTCGACGCATCGTAAGGGTTCGCTGCGTGATGCTTCTGGGGAGAAGCGCAAAACGGGCAAACCGGTCGCGCGCAGTGTTAGTAGCGTCAGTGCAAGGCGACCCGCTTCGGATGCGAACTGTCCGGACTATATCTACATCCCGCTGAAGGGCGATGGGCCGACAGGTGGCATGCAGTCGCGCAACGGTGGCAGCGGTACGCACCTGTCGCTCCCGGGCAATGATTCGTACGAGCGGGCCAGTACGGCTTCGCTGCCACCGCTCGATCGTAAAGCGGTCAGTGCGCTGCAGCTGGATGTGCCGATACAGGACGGAAATCTCGAGCTGGTCGCGATCGCGGACGCTCGCAGCATAAAGAATCTGGTCGAGGGTAACTACGGGGTGCAACTCGACCCGAACGTCGATCTGACCGAGGCGGAACACTTTGCGCTTTACACGTCGATCGCACCGAACGCGGCACTGAGCGAGTTTGACGAAACGTCCTGCTACTACGCGCCGGTTGAGCCGAATCCACTCGCCAGCAGTTCCCAACAGTATCCActgaaccagcagcagcagcagcagcagcagcagttccagCAGAGCCAACTCACGCGAATGGTCACCGATAGCGATGTTTGA
- the LOC120904265 gene encoding embryonic polarity protein dorsal isoform X4, producing the protein MAGYVNGADAAFLPIEGILGESDLLDDIIHVIGKDIREEMPPVPNQRPYVEITEQPHPKALRFRYECEGRSAGSIPGVNTTAEQKTFPSIQVHGYRGRAVVVVSCVTKEGPEHKPHPHNLVGKEGCKKGVCTVEINSTTMSYTFNNLGIQCVKKKDVEEALRLRQEIRVDPFRTGFGHAKEPGSIDLNAVRLCFQVFLEGQQRGRFTEPLTPVVSDIIYDKKAMSDLIICRLSDCTAPVSGGKEIILLCEKVVKEDIKVRFFEKKGNATVWENYAEFSHTDVHKQVAISFRTPPYRTIDISDPVRVFVQLERPSDNTYSEARDFQFIPLDTGRRRFSALHRELMKNPSSDTPENQLFKRILLEGSNRSALEQQMKPTNGFAPQRTEQVEVIVLDTPNVEDKPFVAEAVTSDQKTTEWIQRNEFNDGGSGSGDDNQMVTGDTNNNVFQPNSFDLPDGTNNQVDENANGMVPVAPAAAATGSAAVPDDDQTLKELLEQVAELDEIYTDHQLRRENLMLEQELKQLEQTVPVQLGSPGGQPMDIDEVFDDAATYTSLQRAFKNPLSITLGPPIPPRPEHAKLDAGVYDAVEPLHVPTIDVTSLKRDSQELEKLPPLPPKRAKPSVQNKENNALDANDEVLLNTIIRKGSMRSLAPRPQSDQIIIMKTPDSPLNKKLPPTPPTSPTKSSSGGNGASDSNTLPKNGAKKPGFFSKLFSRKKSKSDLTASTNTLNRKNTPGGSKEPSLCVDLEGKEGQSTHRKGSLRDASGEKRKTGKPVARSVSSVSARRPASDANCPDYIYIPLKGDGPTGGMQSRNGGSGTHLSLPGNDSYERASTASLPPLDRKAVSALQLDVPIQDGNLELVAIADARSIKNLVEGNYGVQLDPNVDLTEAEHFALYTSIAPNAALSEFDETSCYYAPVEPNPLASSSQQYPLNQQQQQQQQQFQQSQLTRMVTDSDV; encoded by the exons GGCCGAACAAAAAACGTTCCCGAGCATACAGGTGCACGGGTATCGGGGTCGGGCAGTGGTCGTTGTGTCCTGCGTCACCAAGGAAGGTCCCGAGCATAAGCCCCATCCGCACAATCTGGTCGGAAAGGAGGGCTGCAAGAAGGGTGTCTGTACGGTGGAGATCAACAGCACGACGATGAGCTACACGTTTAACAATTTGGGCATTCAGTGCGTCAAGAAGAAGGACGTCGAGGAGGCGCTCCGACTGCGCCAGGAAATTCGGGTCGATCCATTCAGAA CTGGATTCGGTCACGCGAAGGAGCCCGGCTCGATTGACCTCAACGCTGTCCGACTGTGCTTCCAGGTGTTTCTCGAGGGTCAGCAGCGGGGCCGCTTTACCGAGCCGCTCACGCCGGTCGTGTCGGACATCATCTACGACAAGAAGGCGATGTCGGATCTGATCATCTGCCGGCTGAGTGACTGTACCGCCCCGGTGTCCGGTGGCAAGGAGATCATACTGCTGTGCGAGAAGGTGGTAAAGGAGGACATTAAGGTGCGCTTTTTCGAGAAGAAGGGCAACGCGACGGTGTGGGAGAACTATGCGGAATTTTCGCACACTGACGTGCACAAACAGGTGGCGATCAGCTTCCGGACGCCACCGTACAGAACGATCGACATCAGTGATCCGGTGCGG GTCTTCGTACAGCTGGAACGCCCGTCGGACAACACCTACTCGGAGGCGCGTGACTTCCAGTTCATCCCGCTAGACACAGGTAGGCGTCGGTTTTCGGCACTGCACCGTGAACTCATGAAAAATCCTAGCTCCGACACGCCCGAGAACCAGCTGTTCAAGCGCATCCTGCTCGAGGGCTCGAACCGGTCCGCCCTGGAGCAGCAGATGAAGCCGACCAATGGGTTCGCGCCCCAGCGCACCGAGCAGGTGGAGGTGATCGTGCTCGACACACCGAACGTGGAGGACAAACCGTTCGTGGCGGAGGCGGTCACGAGCGATCAGAAAACGACCGAATGGATACAACGAAACGAATTCAACGACGGTGGTTCGGGCTCGGGCGATGACAATCAGATGGTTACCGGTGACACGAACAACAACGTTTTTCAGCCCAATTCGTTCGATCTGCCCGATGGCACGAACAACCAAGTCGATGAAAATGCCAACGGAATGGTTCCTGTtgcccctgctgctgctgctactggttCTGCCGCCGTTCCGGATGACGATCAGACACTGAAGGAACTGTTGGAGCAGGTGGCCGAGCTGGACGAGATCTACACGGATCATCAGCTGCGCCGGGAGAACCTAATGCTGGAGCAGGAGTTGAAGCAGCTCGAGCAAACCGTCCCCGTCCAACTCGGCTCGCCCGGTGGCCAACCGATGGACATTGACGAGGTGTTTGACGATGCGGCGACCTACACCAGCCTTCAGCGTGCGTTCAAGAACCCGCTCTCGATCACGCTCGGTCCACCGATTCCACCACGCCCCGAGCACGCCAAGCTGGACGCGGGCGTGTACGATGCGGTCGAACCACTGCACGTGCCCACGATCGACGTGACCTCGCTGAAGCGTGATTCGCAGGAGCTGGAAAAGCTACCACCGCTGCCACCGAAGCGTGCCAAACCGAGCGTACAGAACAAGGAAAACAACGCGCTCGACGCGAACGACGAGGTGCTGCTGAACACGATCATTCGCAAGGGTTCGATGCGCAGTCTGGCCCCGCGGCCCCAGTCCGATCAGATCATCATCATGAAAACTCCCGACAGTCCGCTCAACAAGAAGCTTCCCCCGACGCCACCTACATCCCCGACGAAGTCGTCCTCGGGTGGCAATGGGGCGAGTGATTCTAACACGCTGCCGAAGAATGGCGCCAAGAAGCCGGGCTTCTTCTCGAAGCTTTTCTCGCGCAAGAAGAGCAAATCCGACCTGACCGCTAGCACCAACACGCTGAACCGCAAAAACACACCGGGTGGTTCGAAGGAACCGAGCCTTTGCGTGGACTTGGAGGGCAAGGAGGGTCAGTCGACGCATCGTAAGGGTTCGCTGCGTGATGCTTCTGGGGAGAAGCGCAAAACGGGCAAACCGGTCGCGCGCAGTGTTAGTAGCGTCAGTGCAAGGCGACCCGCTTCGGATGCGAACTGTCCGGACTATATCTACATCCCGCTGAAGGGCGATGGGCCGACAGGTGGCATGCAGTCGCGCAACGGTGGCAGCGGTACGCACCTGTCGCTCCCGGGCAATGATTCGTACGAGCGGGCCAGTACGGCTTCGCTGCCACCGCTCGATCGTAAAGCGGTCAGTGCGCTGCAGCTGGATGTGCCGATACAGGACGGAAATCTCGAGCTGGTCGCGATCGCGGACGCTCGCAGCATAAAGAATCTGGTCGAGGGTAACTACGGGGTGCAACTCGACCCGAACGTCGATCTGACCGAGGCGGAACACTTTGCGCTTTACACGTCGATCGCACCGAACGCGGCACTGAGCGAGTTTGACGAAACGTCCTGCTACTACGCGCCGGTTGAGCCGAATCCACTCGCCAGCAGTTCCCAACAGTATCCActgaaccagcagcagcagcagcagcagcagcagttccagCAGAGCCAACTCACGCGAATGGTCACCGATAGCGATGTTTGA
- the LOC120904265 gene encoding embryonic polarity protein dorsal isoform X5: MPPVPNQRPYVEITEQPHPKALRFRYECEGRSAGSIPGVNTTAEQKTFPSIQVHGYRGRAVVVVSCVTKEGPEHKPHPHNLVGKEGCKKGVCTVEINSTTMSYTFNNLGIQCVKKKDVEEALRLRQEIRVDPFRTGFGHAKEPGSIDLNAVRLCFQVFLEGQQRGRFTEPLTPVVSDIIYDKKAMSDLIICRLSDCTAPVSGGKEIILLCEKVVKEDIKVRFFEKKGNATVWENYAEFSHTDVHKQVAISFRTPPYRTIDISDPVRVFVQLERPSDNTYSEARDFQFIPLDTGRRRFSALHRELMKNPSSDTPENQLFKRILLEGSNRSALEQQMKPTNGFAPQRTEQVEVIVLDTPNVEDKPFVAEAVTSDQKTTEWIQRNEFNDGGSGSGDDNQMVTGDTNNNVFQPNSFDLPDGTNNQVDENANGMVPVAPAAAATGSAAVPDDDQTLKELLEQVAELDEIYTDHQLRRENLMLEQELKQLEQTVPVQLGSPGGQPMDIDEVFDDAATYTSLQRAFKNPLSITLGPPIPPRPEHAKLDAGVYDAVEPLHVPTIDVTSLKRDSQELEKLPPLPPKRAKPSVQNKENNALDANDEVLLNTIIRKGSMRSLAPRPQSDQIIIMKTPDSPLNKKLPPTPPTSPTKSSSGGNGASDSNTLPKNGAKKPGFFSKLFSRKKSKSDLTASTNTLNRKNTPGGSKEPSLCVDLEGKEGQSTHRKGSLRDASGEKRKTGKPVARSVSSVSARRPASDANCPDYIYIPLKGDGPTGGMQSRNGGSGTHLSLPGNDSYERASTASLPPLDRKAVSALQLDVPIQDGNLELVAIADARSIKNLVEGNYGVQLDPNVDLTEAEHFALYTSIAPNAALSEFDETSCYYAPVEPNPLASSSQQYPLNQQQQQQQQQFQQSQLTRMVTDSDV; this comes from the exons GGCCGAACAAAAAACGTTCCCGAGCATACAGGTGCACGGGTATCGGGGTCGGGCAGTGGTCGTTGTGTCCTGCGTCACCAAGGAAGGTCCCGAGCATAAGCCCCATCCGCACAATCTGGTCGGAAAGGAGGGCTGCAAGAAGGGTGTCTGTACGGTGGAGATCAACAGCACGACGATGAGCTACACGTTTAACAATTTGGGCATTCAGTGCGTCAAGAAGAAGGACGTCGAGGAGGCGCTCCGACTGCGCCAGGAAATTCGGGTCGATCCATTCAGAA CTGGATTCGGTCACGCGAAGGAGCCCGGCTCGATTGACCTCAACGCTGTCCGACTGTGCTTCCAGGTGTTTCTCGAGGGTCAGCAGCGGGGCCGCTTTACCGAGCCGCTCACGCCGGTCGTGTCGGACATCATCTACGACAAGAAGGCGATGTCGGATCTGATCATCTGCCGGCTGAGTGACTGTACCGCCCCGGTGTCCGGTGGCAAGGAGATCATACTGCTGTGCGAGAAGGTGGTAAAGGAGGACATTAAGGTGCGCTTTTTCGAGAAGAAGGGCAACGCGACGGTGTGGGAGAACTATGCGGAATTTTCGCACACTGACGTGCACAAACAGGTGGCGATCAGCTTCCGGACGCCACCGTACAGAACGATCGACATCAGTGATCCGGTGCGG GTCTTCGTACAGCTGGAACGCCCGTCGGACAACACCTACTCGGAGGCGCGTGACTTCCAGTTCATCCCGCTAGACACAGGTAGGCGTCGGTTTTCGGCACTGCACCGTGAACTCATGAAAAATCCTAGCTCCGACACGCCCGAGAACCAGCTGTTCAAGCGCATCCTGCTCGAGGGCTCGAACCGGTCCGCCCTGGAGCAGCAGATGAAGCCGACCAATGGGTTCGCGCCCCAGCGCACCGAGCAGGTGGAGGTGATCGTGCTCGACACACCGAACGTGGAGGACAAACCGTTCGTGGCGGAGGCGGTCACGAGCGATCAGAAAACGACCGAATGGATACAACGAAACGAATTCAACGACGGTGGTTCGGGCTCGGGCGATGACAATCAGATGGTTACCGGTGACACGAACAACAACGTTTTTCAGCCCAATTCGTTCGATCTGCCCGATGGCACGAACAACCAAGTCGATGAAAATGCCAACGGAATGGTTCCTGTtgcccctgctgctgctgctactggttCTGCCGCCGTTCCGGATGACGATCAGACACTGAAGGAACTGTTGGAGCAGGTGGCCGAGCTGGACGAGATCTACACGGATCATCAGCTGCGCCGGGAGAACCTAATGCTGGAGCAGGAGTTGAAGCAGCTCGAGCAAACCGTCCCCGTCCAACTCGGCTCGCCCGGTGGCCAACCGATGGACATTGACGAGGTGTTTGACGATGCGGCGACCTACACCAGCCTTCAGCGTGCGTTCAAGAACCCGCTCTCGATCACGCTCGGTCCACCGATTCCACCACGCCCCGAGCACGCCAAGCTGGACGCGGGCGTGTACGATGCGGTCGAACCACTGCACGTGCCCACGATCGACGTGACCTCGCTGAAGCGTGATTCGCAGGAGCTGGAAAAGCTACCACCGCTGCCACCGAAGCGTGCCAAACCGAGCGTACAGAACAAGGAAAACAACGCGCTCGACGCGAACGACGAGGTGCTGCTGAACACGATCATTCGCAAGGGTTCGATGCGCAGTCTGGCCCCGCGGCCCCAGTCCGATCAGATCATCATCATGAAAACTCCCGACAGTCCGCTCAACAAGAAGCTTCCCCCGACGCCACCTACATCCCCGACGAAGTCGTCCTCGGGTGGCAATGGGGCGAGTGATTCTAACACGCTGCCGAAGAATGGCGCCAAGAAGCCGGGCTTCTTCTCGAAGCTTTTCTCGCGCAAGAAGAGCAAATCCGACCTGACCGCTAGCACCAACACGCTGAACCGCAAAAACACACCGGGTGGTTCGAAGGAACCGAGCCTTTGCGTGGACTTGGAGGGCAAGGAGGGTCAGTCGACGCATCGTAAGGGTTCGCTGCGTGATGCTTCTGGGGAGAAGCGCAAAACGGGCAAACCGGTCGCGCGCAGTGTTAGTAGCGTCAGTGCAAGGCGACCCGCTTCGGATGCGAACTGTCCGGACTATATCTACATCCCGCTGAAGGGCGATGGGCCGACAGGTGGCATGCAGTCGCGCAACGGTGGCAGCGGTACGCACCTGTCGCTCCCGGGCAATGATTCGTACGAGCGGGCCAGTACGGCTTCGCTGCCACCGCTCGATCGTAAAGCGGTCAGTGCGCTGCAGCTGGATGTGCCGATACAGGACGGAAATCTCGAGCTGGTCGCGATCGCGGACGCTCGCAGCATAAAGAATCTGGTCGAGGGTAACTACGGGGTGCAACTCGACCCGAACGTCGATCTGACCGAGGCGGAACACTTTGCGCTTTACACGTCGATCGCACCGAACGCGGCACTGAGCGAGTTTGACGAAACGTCCTGCTACTACGCGCCGGTTGAGCCGAATCCACTCGCCAGCAGTTCCCAACAGTATCCActgaaccagcagcagcagcagcagcagcagcagttccagCAGAGCCAACTCACGCGAATGGTCACCGATAGCGATGTTTGA
- the LOC120904265 gene encoding embryonic polarity protein dorsal isoform X2, with protein MAGYVNGAAGIDLLDDINAAFLPIEGILGESDLLDDIIHVIGKDIREEMPPVPNQRPYVEITEQPHPKALRFRYECEGRSAGSIPGVNTTAEQKTFPSIQVHGYRGRAVVVVSCVTKEGPEHKPHPHNLVGKEGCKKGVCTVEINSTTMSYTFNNLGIQCVKKKDVEEALRLRQEIRVDPFRTGFGHAKEPGSIDLNAVRLCFQVFLEGQQRGRFTEPLTPVVSDIIYDKKAMSDLIICRLSDCTAPVSGGKEIILLCEKVVKEDIKVRFFEKKGNATVWENYAEFSHTDVHKQVAISFRTPPYRTIDISDPVRVFVQLERPSDNTYSEARDFQFIPLDTGRRRFSALHRELMKNPSSDTPENQLFKRILLEGSNRSALEQQMKPTNGFAPQRTEQVEVIVLDTPNVEDKPFVAEAVTSDQKTTEWIQRNEFNDGGSGSGDDNQMVTGDTNNNVFQPNSFDLPDGTNNQVDENANGMVPVAPAAAATGSAAVPDDDQTLKELLEQVAELDEIYTDHQLRRENLMLEQELKQLEQTVPVQLGSPGGQPMDIDEVFDDAATYTSLQRAFKNPLSITLGPPIPPRPEHAKLDAGVYDAVEPLHVPTIDVTSLKRDSQELEKLPPLPPKRAKPSVQNKENNALDANDEVLLNTIIRKGSMRSLAPRPQSDQIIIMKTPDSPLNKKLPPTPPTSPTKSSSGGNGASDSNTLPKNGAKKPGFFSKLFSRKKSKSDLTASTNTLNRKNTPGGSKEPSLCVDLEGKEGQSTHRKGSLRDASGEKRKTGKPVARSVSSVSARRPASDANCPDYIYIPLKGDGPTGGMQSRNGGSGTHLSLPGNDSYERASTASLPPLDRKAVSALQLDVPIQDGNLELVAIADARSIKNLVEGNYGVQLDPNVDLTEAEHFALYTSIAPNAALSEFDETSCYYAPVEPNPLASSSQQYPLNQQQQQQQQQFQQSQLTRMVTDSDV; from the exons GGCCGAACAAAAAACGTTCCCGAGCATACAGGTGCACGGGTATCGGGGTCGGGCAGTGGTCGTTGTGTCCTGCGTCACCAAGGAAGGTCCCGAGCATAAGCCCCATCCGCACAATCTGGTCGGAAAGGAGGGCTGCAAGAAGGGTGTCTGTACGGTGGAGATCAACAGCACGACGATGAGCTACACGTTTAACAATTTGGGCATTCAGTGCGTCAAGAAGAAGGACGTCGAGGAGGCGCTCCGACTGCGCCAGGAAATTCGGGTCGATCCATTCAGAA CTGGATTCGGTCACGCGAAGGAGCCCGGCTCGATTGACCTCAACGCTGTCCGACTGTGCTTCCAGGTGTTTCTCGAGGGTCAGCAGCGGGGCCGCTTTACCGAGCCGCTCACGCCGGTCGTGTCGGACATCATCTACGACAAGAAGGCGATGTCGGATCTGATCATCTGCCGGCTGAGTGACTGTACCGCCCCGGTGTCCGGTGGCAAGGAGATCATACTGCTGTGCGAGAAGGTGGTAAAGGAGGACATTAAGGTGCGCTTTTTCGAGAAGAAGGGCAACGCGACGGTGTGGGAGAACTATGCGGAATTTTCGCACACTGACGTGCACAAACAGGTGGCGATCAGCTTCCGGACGCCACCGTACAGAACGATCGACATCAGTGATCCGGTGCGG GTCTTCGTACAGCTGGAACGCCCGTCGGACAACACCTACTCGGAGGCGCGTGACTTCCAGTTCATCCCGCTAGACACAGGTAGGCGTCGGTTTTCGGCACTGCACCGTGAACTCATGAAAAATCCTAGCTCCGACACGCCCGAGAACCAGCTGTTCAAGCGCATCCTGCTCGAGGGCTCGAACCGGTCCGCCCTGGAGCAGCAGATGAAGCCGACCAATGGGTTCGCGCCCCAGCGCACCGAGCAGGTGGAGGTGATCGTGCTCGACACACCGAACGTGGAGGACAAACCGTTCGTGGCGGAGGCGGTCACGAGCGATCAGAAAACGACCGAATGGATACAACGAAACGAATTCAACGACGGTGGTTCGGGCTCGGGCGATGACAATCAGATGGTTACCGGTGACACGAACAACAACGTTTTTCAGCCCAATTCGTTCGATCTGCCCGATGGCACGAACAACCAAGTCGATGAAAATGCCAACGGAATGGTTCCTGTtgcccctgctgctgctgctactggttCTGCCGCCGTTCCGGATGACGATCAGACACTGAAGGAACTGTTGGAGCAGGTGGCCGAGCTGGACGAGATCTACACGGATCATCAGCTGCGCCGGGAGAACCTAATGCTGGAGCAGGAGTTGAAGCAGCTCGAGCAAACCGTCCCCGTCCAACTCGGCTCGCCCGGTGGCCAACCGATGGACATTGACGAGGTGTTTGACGATGCGGCGACCTACACCAGCCTTCAGCGTGCGTTCAAGAACCCGCTCTCGATCACGCTCGGTCCACCGATTCCACCACGCCCCGAGCACGCCAAGCTGGACGCGGGCGTGTACGATGCGGTCGAACCACTGCACGTGCCCACGATCGACGTGACCTCGCTGAAGCGTGATTCGCAGGAGCTGGAAAAGCTACCACCGCTGCCACCGAAGCGTGCCAAACCGAGCGTACAGAACAAGGAAAACAACGCGCTCGACGCGAACGACGAGGTGCTGCTGAACACGATCATTCGCAAGGGTTCGATGCGCAGTCTGGCCCCGCGGCCCCAGTCCGATCAGATCATCATCATGAAAACTCCCGACAGTCCGCTCAACAAGAAGCTTCCCCCGACGCCACCTACATCCCCGACGAAGTCGTCCTCGGGTGGCAATGGGGCGAGTGATTCTAACACGCTGCCGAAGAATGGCGCCAAGAAGCCGGGCTTCTTCTCGAAGCTTTTCTCGCGCAAGAAGAGCAAATCCGACCTGACCGCTAGCACCAACACGCTGAACCGCAAAAACACACCGGGTGGTTCGAAGGAACCGAGCCTTTGCGTGGACTTGGAGGGCAAGGAGGGTCAGTCGACGCATCGTAAGGGTTCGCTGCGTGATGCTTCTGGGGAGAAGCGCAAAACGGGCAAACCGGTCGCGCGCAGTGTTAGTAGCGTCAGTGCAAGGCGACCCGCTTCGGATGCGAACTGTCCGGACTATATCTACATCCCGCTGAAGGGCGATGGGCCGACAGGTGGCATGCAGTCGCGCAACGGTGGCAGCGGTACGCACCTGTCGCTCCCGGGCAATGATTCGTACGAGCGGGCCAGTACGGCTTCGCTGCCACCGCTCGATCGTAAAGCGGTCAGTGCGCTGCAGCTGGATGTGCCGATACAGGACGGAAATCTCGAGCTGGTCGCGATCGCGGACGCTCGCAGCATAAAGAATCTGGTCGAGGGTAACTACGGGGTGCAACTCGACCCGAACGTCGATCTGACCGAGGCGGAACACTTTGCGCTTTACACGTCGATCGCACCGAACGCGGCACTGAGCGAGTTTGACGAAACGTCCTGCTACTACGCGCCGGTTGAGCCGAATCCACTCGCCAGCAGTTCCCAACAGTATCCActgaaccagcagcagcagcagcagcagcagcagttccagCAGAGCCAACTCACGCGAATGGTCACCGATAGCGATGTTTGA